The nucleotide sequence TAATGACTGCAGTTTAAGATTAACAGTTTACATATTATATTACATTATAAAGTATTATTCTTTTTCCATGTGGATGAACCTACACTAAGTCGACAAGCAGATCAAAAACAATGGAGGGAAAAGTTTCTGACAGAAATTTTATAAAGTAAAAGGTCTTCTCATTAAATTGTGTTATCAAtgagattaggttaggttaggtaatgaTACTCTGATAATTCTAAGTGCCACCAAAGTACaccatgtaaaaataaataacaattttaaaaatgaagctATGATTAttgcttttattaaaaaaaacacttattatttgttatagtaCGATTGATTGTATTACCAATTTTCCATAGCTTATAATGACGAATCatcattgttttaataaaaataatcatttctcCAATTAGAGTATTTTCTTcagtttatctatttatttttattttctatatatattataatgttTAGACTAGGCCTTACTAGTTTATTCTTGAGTATGCGTATTTAATTCAGGACTTAAATCAGGATCAATTAGTTTGACCTAGGCTAAACTGGCTTATCTTATCGAGCTTAGGACAAATTAGTTTGGTCTATGCTATATTAATTAATTCTATCGCGTATTTGAAGAACTATTTTGGCCTAGGCAAAACTAGTTTGTCCGGTTTTGGCCTGTAATATATCTAACCTCCTAACAATGTTTCTTTAATCTTCCTGTTTGCTGATGAGAGGGTAACACTAAATTTCACAGACTGCTTGTCATATTTAAATGTAGCCACAGTGAATGTCCCCTTCACCAAgtgtttttaaataacaataaatgtttACCTTGTTACCACTTTGATGAGTCATTTTTTAAGGTAGatgagaaacaaaaatatcaccTGAAAAGCAGATCCTAAGCTGggttttaatttgaaagtagACTTTTGAGGGACGTGCTCGATTGGATCAATTTTAGTATTATTCATTGATTTCGATCGTACTTTTTCACAACCATCAGGTGGTTCTCTAGCCAGAAACCTATTTATTTGTGGTGATGAACcaagtttatttgtttcttgaTCGGGACTTGTACCTTGGCTATCACCTAAAACAACAATTGTAATTAATtagataatagataattttAACTGTATGTTTCCATTATTGATACTTACTTGAAGAATTTGaactatttccaaatttttgagGTGTCTGTGTATCGACTGACCTTGATCTAGAcgcatatttgaatatatccGCTATTGGAGCCCTATGTCCTTCAGGAATTGATTCTGAGAATCTACCACTGTCATATGATCTACTACTGTGCGCTTCACCATCTGTTTTCAGTACTAGCCTCTCTATTTCTTGGTTTAAACCTTCCACAGAACTGCGGATGGACGATTTTGGTAATGGTAAGTTAACTGGTTGAAATGTAGGAGAGAGAATACAagctgaaaattttaaataacaaatttatattttgaatgagtAGGGAAGTCCATagttaatttttcacaaattccaaacaaatttatataaaatattccagagaaaaaatataattactgcAGTCCAAAAATTGTATACTTACATGATAAAGTTTGACTGCTACTATTTATGGTATTTTCTCCAGGAGAAGCTTGCCCTAAATCTTTGGTATTCCATATTTTTGGCCTTTTTTGTCCTGATTTTTCATCAGTCTCAGATGTACAGGCTACTATCCTCGAATCTAACATATCCGATTCATCTGTCTGTAAAGAACACAaagtaatattcaaaataatagcAATACCCAGATAAATATAGCACAAATCTCAATATCAATTAGAATACAACGAAAGCACGAAGTAAAATACTGATTATTGAAAGGAAGTATACTGGTATTCAATATTATATGTATTCCCCTCTACTCTTTAAATCACAGAACTAACCAAAATTACAATATTCACTAATGGTACAGCCATAACTGCTTCTTATCACAATTCTCAGCTTGCATCCATGAACTGGCAAAATAGTCTCACCAAAGTATAAAATTGACCAAAGAAATGGGAAACTAAAGCTATTCAGTCAAAGTTTGTCCAAGTAACCTTGGACTCTAGTTAATATAACAGAAACATCCACCACTACAAACTCAAACTACAAAAACTATATTAATTAATCactaaaatgtataaattatcaattgaaaagCATCTAgtgtataaaacaatttttaaaccCACAAGAGATAAAACTGGGCTATTTATACACAATGAGAAGAGATTGTAAATATTCTGGgagtttaatagaaaaaataatatggaTCTAAGTAGTAAtcgacaaaatatttattgattatacaAGTCAATAAAAGCAGCTGCCAACTGATGTGTATAAATAAGATTATTACCTGTACAGCTTTGTCAATTTGAAGAGTACCCATCTGGCTGTAATAATAACCTTCCCTTGGCCACTGCCCTTGTAAATATATTGTATCTAAAGATGCTGTTCTTCGTATTGAACTTGTTGGCTCTTCTGGTTCTGATTTTGATTTccctttaataatatcaaatatatatttattttgcttccattaaaaatatattctgtaCACAAATATAGAAACCAGTATTTCTAGAAACTTAGTTAATTGTAGATAACAGTATAAAAATACACTACAATCTTTAACCACTTAATATACTGTTGACTCTCCTAATCTATCTGTTCCCTTATTTTGTGAGTTGGTGTTTAGCATGTTTCTAGATaaagtatttgaatctattttcaGCTAATTAACTCCAAGAGCAGTCAGCTGTTAAATGATTGATAATGTATATTGTACATATACtgtatatatattgtataatatatactgtattatattagaaaattgtaataaaaaattttaaactttactCAGTAATAAATATGCAtgttattttctcaaaatatattttaacatctaaattcaataaaaattttaatactctATAATTATAcgaaatgaaaacaaacaatataataaaccaaatttcatatttctcttcaatgattaattttgtattttttttttttgaataaagaaTTACATACTTACAATCAAATCTCGGGGtcaaacatattaaaaaaatctcagTCATATTTATTGCAACTTATGACTAGAACTATTTTTGATGATGTACACATTCAAATGATTTGTTGATACTTAGTAGGTATTTACCCAACTTAAGCTTTAAAAATACTTGGCAATGGGAAACCATcaatgtttctaataataaagTTTAAGTTTTGAGCTCTAGATATAATATGCACAGTTTTTATTCACATAAAACTCTAATAAAATAAAGGAAACTTTTagttaactaaaaaataaagattattcatttaaaaaacaaacatgaaagatgtgaataatataaaataacaagaTGTAAACCTTTGAAAACAACtgctttgtttttaattgtgaGATGTATCATATATATGTCTAAAAATTCCACTGACTGTGTATAATCTATTATATGACAATCGAGAAAAAGAAGTACTAGTTTACAAGATTGTACTTTTTAGTCAATGTTAATACTAAGCCTATTAATAACAAACCAAGCCTTCACTGATCATAGTATATAATTTCATTGCCGAAAGTGACCTATGTAATCAAAGTATTTTCTGAAACCAAAATAACTTATCCAATGAccctttttacaattttatttataaataatggacaaagtagtgaaaaattttttcctgTTATTGCAGTAAGATTTAAATCAATACAATAGTAATAAACCAATAGTAGTATGCTGTAGTCTACacaatcaatagttttttaaaattcacttcaagaaatttatttaaatttttagttaataaatacttttgaatggTTTTATTTACATGACATAAGGAAATATGAGCTTGAGAACAAGTATccttattattaattattattaactcATTTCAAAGTTCccaatcaaataatttaaaatgtaaaaactatataaatgtCATCCAaagaagttttttgaaaatattggcTTATGGTTTAACAATACCTGTTTATTCTAATACATTCAACATGCCTACCTGTGTAATCagtatcatatattttttagatttaaaataatttatctaattttctttCTACCAACTGGTATTCACAAAGCAAtgagcactgtatatatataggtaattaattttttgtatagtgCAACCAAAAGTCAATtgtataatatgtaataatacaatgtttttaaaactatttaaaaacatcATTAAATGTATCACTATTTTATGTAAAGAAGTACCTTTATATCCAACCGAACCAGGACTTCTCTGTCCAGAACTTTGGTCAGGCGAAGCCCTATTTTTCCAGTAGCACGTTGACGATACTGTACTACTATTTCCAGACATAAAGTTACTAGTAGATTTCATCACTGAAGAAATTGGTATTGTGGCCTTCAAAGGTCCCTGTTTAACTAAATTAGGAGATGATTTCGGCAACCTATTTTGCCCGGACATATTGTAAAATACTTGTTTTCAAAAAGACACGGTTTTTTACACGAAAACAACGCCCATGGAGGTGTTCAAATAACGTTCGTTATTATTTCCCTTTGTTTCATACGTTTATGCCGCAAATCTTTTTCGGGATTCATACTTTTTAGGAGCCTCCGATAGAATTTTACGCGCACGATCAGCTATGTTCTTTTTTGTCTCGATTCCTATCCTTATCATTAGAGTTGCGCAAACCAGGAATCATTCATTCACAAAGAAAAGCCATATGGGTAGAGTATTTTCAACCTCACAATTTAGTGACATATGATTCAACGTCAAACTCAGCTGATATACAAAatcttaaaaacaaaaattgcaaATACCATACTAATTATATACCATACCAATAgatgtttatatataaaaatgagtaACTGATATGTGAAATGTATGAAACTTGTAATATCATTTCATTATTCAAACACTTACTACTAGGGAATTTGatttcataatataattttttgttgttttttatagtATCATACTATCCTTTGTTAGCTATTGAGTTGGTCAaactgtaaagaaaaaaattgttatggcTAAGCTTACAACTCACATACAATTGTTTGTAAAATATCTGTTCGATGAGAATCAACTTCATAGGAGTCGCGGATCTAGCGTCCGTTGTAGGAGTGCTCAATACATAGGGAAACATTTCGGATTTTAAGATTTTGGTTTTGATATAACTGGACTTTTTTTGTTCAGTTTACAGTTTAGttcactttttcaaatttttctttttcttgtgcATCTTGTTTTCTTCTCTACTTCTAGATTAAGGATttcggttttttaataattaattaatttaaggTAGATTTATATCTTCTTAACCGCCTCAGAGAAAAGTAAAAATAggtaataagaaaaaacatcCAAAAGTCCATCTTTAATCTAAAAGGAAGGTATTAAAGAAATcgagtagaaaaaaattacaaaaactaaattgaataattaattgatatGCTCTTCTTATTTTTGTACACGTTTTTAGTAtcgtttatttaaataatttacggTTGGAACAATTAAATCTAATGAACCTCATATTTTGTATTCTAAATTACtcagaataaatgaaaaattaacttttgtattttattaaagaaaactttgaaaacaaAACGGTTAGGACAGCAGTAACAATATCTACTTTACTGCAGAAATCTATCACAACCAGCAGACAAATTATTTGTGTGTGATTCATAATTACAAAGAATTTTCGCAAATTTTGGAGCGTTTGCTATAATCAAAATACACTCccttaattcaattcaatacaattgatgaatattaattaaatcaCATCAGTTTATATACAAGTGGGTCTGAATACGATGTCAGATTTATATACAGCACGCCATAACATAAATTATGCAATTTACCGCACGTCTCTAGTAGTTataatagaatataatttttttaaaagtgtaATATTTCTACTCCACCTCAATTTCTTATTGCAAAGCGCCAATCGTTTGCTTACGTCACCAACGCCGATCGAGTTTCGCCCGCCAAACTACAGCAGCATCCACATcacattgttttgtttttctatcgTATTTTTTATCAGGATATGGAAGGCTGGATAAACAATGGttcgttataaatattgtattgtaccAAAATATATCAGCACAACTATCACTTCACcaaataaagtatgtttaaGTATCTCTAATGGAGACAGTAAAAGAAATACTGTTTTATCAAGTACAAGTAATTGGTTTTGTTGTGAAGATCACTTCCAGGTAAGTAAgaactttcattttttatattcaaagcTTAGAACTCAAGATGCAGGGTAGCTGACGTATTCTTGTATCAATAATGTACAGTAGAACCTCGTTTAAGTCGAACTCCAGGGGAAACGCACAAAAATTCGAGTTATAGAggatttcaaattaggaggcACTGGATTCGGAGTTAGGGAGGGGAAATGCAGAAAAGAAAAAGTCAAGTACGTGCATTTAAATTTAAGttacattaataataaacatatatatttaatgaatatttatacaaaaaaatctgtaattttttttgcttcaaaTAAGATTGTTCCCTATCGGTAGCGTAGGGACAGGGTACAGAGGGCGGCAAATTCCTTTTCTTCCGAATTATTTGTCTGTTCTATAAAATTACGTAACGTATTTAATGCTGTTCTCGCCTCGTTGATAGAAACCCATGGAGTGCTCGTTACATGATCCAACTCATCTGTGTCTTCTTCAATCACTTCATTGTTATGAGATACGGAATCTAGAATTTCTTGGTTTGATAACGTCCCAGCAGTCATAACTCCATCGTGTAGTAGTTTTAAGGTATTACttgtgatttgattttttgttttttctggcATTGGCGTGGCGTCCGTACGGGATCTAACCTGaataatgttgaagaaaaaaaggatTAACATGGAGTAAATATGACAactagaataattttattagtaagATATAAAATTGTTCTAATTTTCAAGACGAAATCGTCAAAATGTGGTACGGacatattctttaaaaaaaaaatcttttataaaactacattttttatgtaagttgGTTGACACCTTTCGCAGAcattaactaaattaaataaataaagtgtttcaaaaattataaaaaaaaaattaaaacagaagagacctaaaataaagacgatttagaaacataaacatatataaaagatctaagatataagaaattaataaaatctatgTACCATAACTTTCTGGAAACAAtagttttcacattttatttattttgtagtgaaaatctagacacttttttaatCAAACACCATAAGTCCAACAAAATCGAAGTCGAATTTGCTCCAaattaaatgtaataatttgtttaaactttAACACTTGGTATCTCATAATTAAAGAGATTCCGTGCACATTAAATCTTGTTTTTGCTTTTGCCCCATAAATACGTCATTCTATCGATCTGTCTGTTCATCTAGTGCGGATTTTAACAGTCATAAAATCGTTATTTGTGGGAAAATAACTAGCAATTGCAAGTGAATCTATTTGGGGCAAGTTGTGTGAAGAACCATGAAAAAACCCCTGCTCCTTTTCTATCAACAAGTCAATTATGTAGTTAAAATAGCAATAAGTCACTCTAACCAGTAGCATTTTGTCAAAATCTCCTACACAATGGGCGCTGATGACGTAGACATATTTGGAACGGATCTCGGgcggtataaaatatatttaaacttcTAAACTTTGTAAGTTGGTTATTACTGATCCTATCGAATTGAAATAAACACAattattcttgtaaaattaagttgtatttattttcgttataaaaGAATTAATTTTCCAATCTCATTCTACATACAATAGAATGAAATTTTAGGCTTAAAATGGTAaagtttaatattattaatagtatGATAAactgttataaatatttacataataactcaataaatttaaaagttaaaatCAATATCATCCACATTTTCAAACATCTGTGATTTATTGTTACTAGGAAGTCGTGCAGACTGGCTTGTAGTGGGGCCTACATTATCCCAATCAAAATCTAAATCTATATCAAGATTATGACTAGGTaaaaatttcagcatttctagATCTGTTTGAATATTATCACAAGGTTTCTTTCTAGATGAACTTACTTTTCGAggctttttttgtttcttaataaTGTCATTTGTTTTaaacgaattaaaaatacttttttgagaAGTTAGTTTATTGTCATCTTCCAATATAGATTCATCGAAACCAGACTCCCACATACTGctatgttttcttttaattgtCTTTTCATTACCTTCACTTTTAACTGTTTGGTTAGTAATAATTGATGAAGATGTTACCGGTTCAGATTTAGTCTCTCCTAGAATGTCTTCTAATTTGTCCAGTGGTTTTATATCTTTAGcttcttgaaaaatatcttttggtAGCCTATTTGAACAGTCATCGGCATTTAGATTGTTCAATAAGTTGACTTTTTGAATTTCGTTATCTTGGTCAGTATTTGTACTTATTGTTGAATTAGCATCCTTGTTGGACTTATTAACACTAGTGACGTGAATAGAATCATTAGAATTGTGTCTATTATTATTGTCTGCTTCTGTTATCACAATTGTATTATCATCTTCaactacatttttaatattttgttttacaaaGAACCTTGATTGTATTTTGTGCTCCTTATTTGTATCTAACATATTCAattctttttctaaaatgtCAAATAACTGTAATTTACTCAAAATCGTTTCTAATAAATCCTTATATGTGGCTTTAGGTCTTTCAGGAAACACAGAGTTAACTTGTGTATTAAGATTCAAAACAGAAGAGTCAAAATCCATGGAGATGTCTATcagaaaaattgcaaaaatactGTCAATTACAAGAACTTTTTCATGATACATAAGCCTAGCATGCCCTTCTGATAATCGTATCAAACTTTCCAATAATCTTACAGAGGTTCTTGCTTTATTTCTTGTACTCATTCTTCTTTGTATATTATAATAGGTTATTAATATTAACTGAGCATCTTCTGTTAATTTGGGctggaaatttttaatttttctaaaatacatTTGTAAGTGCTTCAGAGGCCACAGTCCAAAATCAGTAagtttagaaaaattgttaccCCCGTTAAGAATATAATCAATAACTAGACTATCCCATTCTTGATTTACTGTATCTCTTAATATCATCACCAAGTCAAAACGACTCAACAAAGGGCTTGGCAATGCTATATTCATAGGCATACTCTGAGAAGGATCTATATTCCCTTTGGGGTTGCATGCTGCCAATATGGAACATCGAGTGTTCAATTTGCAAACCATTTTCGCTTTTGCCACACTTATAGTTTGTTGTTCCATGGCTTCATGAAGAGACGTTCGATCATGTTCCTTCATTGAATTAAATTCATCAATGCAGCAAATACCTCCATCTGACATTACTAATGCACCTGCTTCTAACTGCCATTCACCATGTTCCATTGAGGCAGCAACTgtcaaacctaaaaaaattatatatttaattgtacTCACcctatatacagggtgtaaatAAAACACCTGTATAAATCTTGAATAGATTTAACAGGGCtcttgaaatttttagaaatgtacTTATTGCATACAAGTCTGGGTCGTATCTATGTACAATATCGAAATTCTAGAAAGGTTTCAGTTGAAAGGTCTTTATAGTATTGTAAAGTCTCCTTGATATATATCTAATAATGTAGTTACTCAAGACACTAATGAAAAGtgtaaaaaagaaatatccaaTGTGCCTCAGAGCTCTAAGGTTTAGCAACCATCCTAACAATCTGGCAAGGAAACTAATAGTACCATCCATTCAGTGGAGGCTCAGTACACATTACACATGTGACTTACCTAATAGATTTTAGAAATGTTAGGCTTGAAATGTCCTATTACAGTgggatattaaaaaaaattagaaatatatttttgaatcttaGGTAACAATAGGTGACCATagagaataaactcaaaattattcCCAaagtatcatttttttataaaccccTTCAATATTATGTAAACATACTAAATTAATAGTTTCATTCAGGTATATTGCTACCAAAATCAACCCCGTTCAAGCAATAATATAAGGCActtaaatttcaataacatgCTAAAGTTGTAGGGGTTGCTAAGTTGTCTTATTTATACCTGGTATTGAACTAACCTGCAGATGTAGAGCCAACTCCAGTTGTCAAAACTGCACGAGGAACAATTTTGGAAGCAAACCTAAGTAGCTGAGACTTAGCAGTACCTGGATCACCAACAAGTAATAAATGTGATTCTGATCGAGTTCTCACCCCAGTTAAAGTTGTATCCTCTGTAGAACTTCCTCCAGCTAACACACAAGCTATTGCCAATTTTACTGGATATAATCCATAAATATAAGAACAGAATGATTTTAAGATTAAATCTCTGCCTTCTAAAGGATTGGTGTCATACTTTTTCCAGAAGTTATTGAATAGATATTCACTTTCTGGATTTGACGTAGAAAAAGATACACTGTTTGTATCTACTTGTATGTGATTGGCCTTAAATACTATGtctacatcaattttttttcctggTGAAAATTCTCCTATTCTTCGTTTCACTATACCACATATCGTTACATCATCTCCAGGTTGACAACTATCAACCAAATCATCTTCTAAAGTAACCCACATGGTACTAAGTGTAGAACTCATTCCTTGTTGCCTCTCttgtattttaatttcttgataATCTTTACAATTATCTGTATCTAAATCTCCTAAACGAATTAAATTAGTTCCTTCACAACCTTCAGGGTTTTTACATTTCGTGGgctgttttattatatattttcgcCTATAATCAGCTTTAAccatatttgaatatttacacTTAGCACATATGTAATTTCTTTGATATTCTAAAACTTTTGCTACAGTCATTCTCATAACAGTACctgatatttgtaaaaattgtccCTCTTCTTTATTACCTGGAAAAACTTTAGCTCGTCGAGCCAAATGTGCCAAATAAAATATACGACAAtgtatgttat is from Diorhabda sublineata isolate icDioSubl1.1 chromosome 1, icDioSubl1.1, whole genome shotgun sequence and encodes:
- the LOC130449640 gene encoding DNA helicase MCM9-like isoform X2, whose amino-acid sequence is MRTEYLRSFHKNDLIIILNCSDSSKHFSININFIELNEYKPELARELLNDPERSLEEWDKAAFSTQLSLLKEIDKKLELKNNIHCRIFYLAHLARRAKVFPGNKEEGQFLQISGTVMRMTVAKVLEYQRNYICAKCKYSNMVKADYRRKYIIKQPTKCKNPEGCEGTNLIRLGDLDTDNCKDYQEIKIQERQQGMSSTLSTMWVTLEDDLVDSCQPGDDVTICGIVKRRIGEFSPGKKIDVDIVFKANHIQVDTNSVSFSTSNPESEYLFNNFWKKYDTNPLEGRDLILKSFCSYIYGLYPVKLAIACVLAGGSSTEDTTLTGVRTRSESHLLLVGDPGTAKSQLLRFASKIVPRAVLTTGVGSTSAGLTVAASMEHGEWQLEAGALVMSDGGICCIDEFNSMKEHDRTSLHEAMEQQTISVAKAKMVCKLNTRCSILAACNPKGNIDPSQSMPMNIALPSPLLSRFDLVMILRDTVNQEWDSLVIDYILNGGNNFSKLTDFGLWPLKHLQMYFRKIKNFQPKLTEDAQLILITYYNIQRRMSTRNKARTSVRLLESLIRLSEGHARLMYHEKVLVIDSIFAIFLIDISMDFDSSVLNLNTQVNSVFPERPKATYKDLLETILSKLQLFDILEKELNMLDTNKEHKIQSRFFVKQNIKNVVEDDNTIVITEADNNNRHNSNDSIHVTSVNKSNKDANSTISTNTDQDNEIQKVNLLNNLNADDCSNRLPKDIFQEAKDIKPLDKLEDILGETKSEPVRSRTDATPMPEKTKNQITSNTLKLLHDGVMTAGTLSNQEILDSVSHNNEVIEEDTDELDHVTSTPWVSINEARTALNTLRNFIEQTNNSEEKEFAALCTLSLRYR
- the LOC130449640 gene encoding DNA helicase MCM9-like isoform X1, with protein sequence MRTEYLRSFHKNDLIIILNCSDSSKHFSININFIELNEYKPELARELLNDPERSLEEWDKAAFSTQLSLLKEIDKKLELKNNIHCRIFYLAHLARRAKVFPGNKEEGQFLQISGTVMRMTVAKVLEYQRNYICAKCKYSNMVKADYRRKYIIKQPTKCKNPEGCEGTNLIRLGDLDTDNCKDYQEIKIQERQQGMSSTLSTMWVTLEDDLVDSCQPGDDVTICGIVKRRIGEFSPGKKIDVDIVFKANHIQVDTNSVSFSTSNPESEYLFNNFWKKYDTNPLEGRDLILKSFCSYIYGLYPVKLAIACVLAGGSSTEDTTLTGVRTRSESHLLLVGDPGTAKSQLLRFASKIVPRAVLTTGVGSTSAGLTVAASMEHGEWQLEAGALVMSDGGICCIDEFNSMKEHDRTSLHEAMEQQTISVAKAKMVCKLNTRCSILAACNPKGNIDPSQSMPMNIALPSPLLSRFDLVMILRDTVNQEWDSLVIDYILNGGNNFSKLTDFGLWPLKHLQMYFRKIKNFQPKLTEDAQLILITYYNIQRRMSTRNKARTSVRLLESLIRLSEGHARLMYHEKVLVIDSIFAIFLIDISMDFDSSVLNLNTQVNSVFPERPKATYKDLLETILSKLQLFDILEKELNMLDTNKEHKIQSRFFVKQNIKNVVEDDNTIVITEADNNNRHNSNDSIHVTSVNKSNKDANSTISTNTDQDNEIQKVNLLNNLNADDCSNRLPKDIFQEAKDIKPLDKLEDILGETKSEPVTSSSIITNQTVKSEGNEKTIKRKHSSMWESGFDESILEDDNKLTSQKSIFNSFKTNDIIKKQKKPRKVRSRTDATPMPEKTKNQITSNTLKLLHDGVMTAGTLSNQEILDSVSHNNEVIEEDTDELDHVTSTPWVSINEARTALNTLRNFIEQTNNSEEKEFAALCTLSLRYR
- the LOC130449698 gene encoding protein FAM117B-like, whose amino-acid sequence is MSGQNRLPKSSPNLVKQGPLKATIPISSVMKSTSNFMSGNSSTVSSTCYWKNRASPDQSSGQRSPGSVGYKGKSKSEPEEPTSSIRRTASLDTIYLQGQWPREGYYYSQMGTLQIDKAVQTDESDMLDSRIVACTSETDEKSGQKRPKIWNTKDLGQASPGENTINSSSQTLSSCILSPTFQPVNLPLPKSSIRSSVEGLNQEIERLVLKTDGEAHSSRSYDSGRFSESIPEGHRAPIADIFKYASRSRSVDTQTPQKFGNSSNSSSDSQGTSPDQETNKLGSSPQINRFLAREPPDGCEKVRSKSMNNTKIDPIEHVPQKSTFKLKPSLGSAFQILHPTKSENAEQDLPTVPSQESQSDE